The genomic stretch GTACTCACTCTGACTCCATTGGCTGTTTCGATATAAAATCTCCGTTCAATTTTACCTTGGCTGTTGCATGTTCTTAGATCTCTTACTTCGACAACCAGGATGTCTAAGCAAGCAGACAAAACATAACCATCAAATCCCCAAACCAACTCATAGATCTGATTGGGTTTGGCTGGATCATATAGTGAACTGGAATATTCGCAGGCTTTGTTGGGAGCTGTTGGTGCTGAGGGTACACTTGTCGTTTTTCCGGGATATCCCGTTTTTTCATTTTTGAGACAATACAAGGGGCAAACGATATCAAGTGTGCTTACTTTCTTGCGCAAAGTTAAATCCTGCACGACCCGGCCGAATGTAGAATCATCGGGATTGTTCAATGCGTTCATATGGATTGGAAAAGAACAACTCACCACCATATTAGGTGGACCCACCAAAGTGGGCACAGATTTATCCTGAACTTCTACATCTACGATACAATCACTGAACCGTCTGAATAATCTCGCTCCCTGATTCATGTCTTCGGGCAAAATGGGTCCAATACCCGGGTCCACATCATAAACTCTGAGAACTACTTTTATGGTTTTGTATAAATCTGCACAACAAAAGTGTACGAAATCATCGAAGTAAATTTGATTTCCTGAAAGCGTGGTATTGTCATCTCCATTGAATTGGCTACAATACATAGTGGAATCGTCCTGATGAGTATGGCTTCCATTCTGGCTGCCTTGAAGCTGATCTAGTCGCAATACTTTAAAAAATACTTGTGAAGCACAATTTTCAAAACTACCTTCATCAAAAGTAGTCGCCAGAACTTTTGCAACATTTAATCCAGGAAGTTGGTTTCCGGAAATAGTCGTTACTATCTTCATTTTGCAAACAGCAACTGGAGGAATGCGATCTTCAATGATGAGGATAACTTTTTTGCGCGTACTGTTTCCACAGCAATCCATTGCGACGACATAGACCTCATGTATGCCAAGAGGTATATCCGTCAATGTGTAACCGGTGATTGGATTTCCTGTTAAATTTCCTGTTGTGGATTCAATTTGATATCGAATTTCGTGCGAACAATTATCCAAAAGCCATGGTACCTGCACTTCCCATCTGCCGAGGCAGTTAAAGTCTAAAGTCGACAATTCTAATGTGTCGGGGTACAAGATCAATGGTGCTTCTTTGTCTACTATTTTAATGAGTTGATCATATTTGGCAATATCTCCGTTGCACCAATCTAAGACGGTCCAGCTTCTGATGATTTTTGAACAGGGTGCTGCTCCGAAGTCACAACTATCTACAGTAGCAATAATTTTTTCATCTTTGAATGACATGGAAATATTGGTGCAACTAAATCCAGTAGGTCTGCCAGTTCCCTGCCACATGATGTGTTGAGCGGATTCCCAGCACAGAGGATTTTGCATTGACCATTGCATGTGTTGTGGATAATACACAGGATCCGGATTGGGGTGACCATCTTTATCTCCACCCGGGTCATCGATGCAGTTCCAACCTAAAATCCTTGGTTGTCTTCTGTTGGGATAAATATCCGGTTCATTAGGATGGGCCAGCCAAAAAGCAGAATCCAATAGAAAGCCATCAACACACAACGGATGATTTGAAAAATGAGGCGTCACATCAAAATTGTTTATTTTTTCGTGACATAACAGTGAAGGTTCTTTGAGATCATTGTAATCCGGTGGAAATTTGATATCGCTTATCCCGATTAGATTTATCGTAATCAGTTGAATGCATTGAGATTTGAGATCAGACTCATCTTCAACAAGCCACGAACGCGTAATGATGCGATCGTAGGCTAATGCACAATCACCTCGTAGAATTTGATCTTTATAGGTGAGATTGTAATCGCCACAATTCTCAACTACTCCGGCCTGGCCGGTGAACCGCGGTGTAGATGGCTTATCGCAAGTTATGGTGACATTGGGCGGACAAACAATTTTAGGTGGAATTGAATCTTCAACTTCAATGCGTCCCCAACAGTTTGAACCATTAATGCAATTTGTAATGGTTGCCTTCAGAGTTCTTCGAATGTCTGCCTTGCTCAATTGGATACCATTTTGCATTGAATCTCTGTCAATGACTCTGTTGGTAATCCAATCTCTGACTTCAACGGAATAATAGGAGTTGCATAAATTTTGGCCCTGCACCTGAACAAGATCTTCCGGTGAAACCGTGTATAAACAATCTGCGTTCAGGAATACCTGTATTTCATCTTTGCAACTCAATTCTGAAAGATAAGTACAGGCACAATCGATCACCCAAATGGTTTGAGTTGTGCGAACGATTTCATTGTTCAAACCTTTAGCACTAAATATGCGCCGGATACTTCCTTCATTTCCGATGCGTAAATCCTGTACTTCAATTTGTATGGAACTGGGATCCGTAAATAAAGTGTATCCATCTTTGCCCCAATGCAGTTCATATTTCTTGTCGGTCTGATTGGTGTCATAAAGCTGACTATAATAATTGCAGGCCAGAGTTGAAGCAAAAGGTGGAACGTGGTTGGGACTGGTGTAGCCTGGATAACCCGTGAGCTTATTTTCGATGCAATAGTTTTCGCAAACAATATCAAAGGTGATGATCTCAGAGCTGTCGAGGGGATCGGTCAGCATTTTTCCAAACGTCGGATCGAGCCGATCTGAAAGTGCGGAAATATTAAATAAATAGGAGTTGGAGATAACCATATCTGCCGGAGCGACGATGACAGGAGATTGGCTGAAGCAAAAGTTACTTGGGATTAAATTTGCCCAAATACAAATGAACATAATTAGGGCGTAGTTTTTCATTTTTATGTTTTTATAAAATGTCAAAATAATTGAATGTGCAAACGGAATGTTCTCGCGAACAATTCTTATTTGTTTTGATATATTAAATAATTATTTAATGTATAATAACTGCGAAAATTGAGACTTTATACTCGATTTACTACTTATTCAAACCGCAACGATAGAACTAAGTCAAGCAAATCTTCGCAAGTGTGGACGAGGTGCGTAAACAAATGTAAGGAGAATAGGTGGGAACGTATAAAAAATTTAGAATTTATTTTGAAATTGATTTATCATGTGAAACATGATCTGTCTTGAATTATTGTAAACAAGTACAATGTATTCCTGCTTAAATAGAATTCCAACAGTTTTTAATAAAAGTTCTAATGCTTGTAATCAAACTACCCTTAGAATCTAAACATAACAATTAATTTTGTATTTTAATGAACACTAATACACCATGTCGACTGCTCTGAGTCTGCTCCAAAAATATTTCGGTTATAGCACATTTCGCCCTTTACAGGAAGATATTATTCAAGCTGTATTAAGGAATAAGGATGTTTTGGTTTTGATGCCTACAGGTGGCGGTAAGTCGGTTTGTTACCAGGTCCCGGCAATGGAGAAACAAGGTACGGCACTCGTAATATCACCTTTGATCTCGCTGATGAAAGATCAGGTAGAAGCTTTGACGAGCAATGGGGTTCCGGCTGTTTTTATCAATAGTAGTCTCGATAGAATTGCAGAAGCGGAAATTGTGCGTCGGTGTTTGGCTAATGAGATCAAATTGTTATATCTGTCGCCAGAGAAGGCTTTGTCTGTATCGGATAATTTGTTGAGGCAACTTCAGATTTCTATGATAGCCATAGATGAAGCCCATTGTATCTCTCAGTGGGGACATGATTTTAGACCGGAATATACGCAGCTTAAAAATTTGCGGAAGGTTTTACCAGGAGTTCCAGTCATTGCACTTACGGCGACTGCTGATAAAATTACGCGTAAGGATATTATTGTGCAAATGAATCTCGACGACCCGGAAGTATTTATATCTTCTTTCGATCGCCCAAATTTTCATTTATCGGTGCGCAAGCAAGTGAAGGGAAAAGAAAAGGAAGAGGAGATTCTAGCTTTTATTAAAGCCCATAAGGAACAGTGTGGAATTATTTATTGCCTTTCCCGAAAAAACACTGAATCCATCTGCGGTTTTTTGCGAAATCAGGGAATCAATGCAGCTTATTACCACGCTGGCATGAATTCTGAGCAGCGATCTAAGGTGCAGGAAGATTTTATATACGACCGGACACAGGTGATATGTGCAACTATAGCTTTTGGAATGGGTATCGACAAATCGAATGTACGTTGGATCATCCATTACAATCTTCCCAAAAACATGGAAGGATATTATCAGGAAATCGGAAGAGCAGGACGCGACGGCGCTCCTGCTAAGACCATTTTGTATTATAATGTTTCAGATCTCATGATGCTCAATAAGTTTGCCATGGAAAGCGGGCAAACAGAGCTCAATCTTGAAAAATTGAAACGCATACAACAATATGCGGAAGCAAGCGTATGCCGAAGAAAAATATTGCTCAGTTATTTTGGGGAAAATTACGACCGCAATTGTATGTCCTGTGATGTCTGTGATCATCCACCAAAATATATAGATGGTACACTCATTGCACAAAAAGCTATATCAGCTTTAATACGTGCAAAGGAAAACATTGGTGTTAAAATGCTCATTGATATTCTCAGAGGTTCCATGAATGCCGAATTGATTGCGGGAGCTTACGATCAATTAAAAACACATGGAGTAGGGAGGGAATATTCTTATCAAGCCTGGGAATCTTATATTCTGCAATTTATGCA from Saprospiraceae bacterium encodes the following:
- the recQ gene encoding DNA helicase RecQ, encoding MSTALSLLQKYFGYSTFRPLQEDIIQAVLRNKDVLVLMPTGGGKSVCYQVPAMEKQGTALVISPLISLMKDQVEALTSNGVPAVFINSSLDRIAEAEIVRRCLANEIKLLYLSPEKALSVSDNLLRQLQISMIAIDEAHCISQWGHDFRPEYTQLKNLRKVLPGVPVIALTATADKITRKDIIVQMNLDDPEVFISSFDRPNFHLSVRKQVKGKEKEEEILAFIKAHKEQCGIIYCLSRKNTESICGFLRNQGINAAYYHAGMNSEQRSKVQEDFIYDRTQVICATIAFGMGIDKSNVRWIIHYNLPKNMEGYYQEIGRAGRDGAPAKTILYYNVSDLMMLNKFAMESGQTELNLEKLKRIQQYAEASVCRRKILLSYFGENYDRNCMSCDVCDHPPKYIDGTLIAQKAISALIRAKENIGVKMLIDILRGSMNAELIAGAYDQLKTHGVGREYSYQAWESYILQFMQLGVFEMAYDEGFVLKVSDYGKRIVKGAAKLDLVEAFVLQRDDTKKRERPQSEDGNSLFNELRKLRKRVAEMEGLPPYLIFHDSTLMQMVELKPANSQEMLRIPGVSQTKYQKFGPLFENLIQAYLGETISAGKIDVSEYLSDDKIATYIEELKKYPVRISHTLIAKLLLATGKDYSSGELTNVSFYGFLKGHTTYKYISPILAQFFKSKLVPTGTLREIEAANYFTGELWNNLEPDQIRIYRDTVSMFESNRPSDIIDNDYILQQRKMHPRAYEFWSDEENQLLLELSSQTNDLDLIADILRRNSGNVKTQYKKVASTQPTPL
- a CDS encoding T9SS type A sorting domain-containing protein; translated protein: MKNYALIMFICIWANLIPSNFCFSQSPVIVAPADMVISNSYLFNISALSDRLDPTFGKMLTDPLDSSEIITFDIVCENYCIENKLTGYPGYTSPNHVPPFASTLACNYYSQLYDTNQTDKKYELHWGKDGYTLFTDPSSIQIEVQDLRIGNEGSIRRIFSAKGLNNEIVRTTQTIWVIDCACTYLSELSCKDEIQVFLNADCLYTVSPEDLVQVQGQNLCNSYYSVEVRDWITNRVIDRDSMQNGIQLSKADIRRTLKATITNCINGSNCWGRIEVEDSIPPKIVCPPNVTITCDKPSTPRFTGQAGVVENCGDYNLTYKDQILRGDCALAYDRIITRSWLVEDESDLKSQCIQLITINLIGISDIKFPPDYNDLKEPSLLCHEKINNFDVTPHFSNHPLCVDGFLLDSAFWLAHPNEPDIYPNRRQPRILGWNCIDDPGGDKDGHPNPDPVYYPQHMQWSMQNPLCWESAQHIMWQGTGRPTGFSCTNISMSFKDEKIIATVDSCDFGAAPCSKIIRSWTVLDWCNGDIAKYDQLIKIVDKEAPLILYPDTLELSTLDFNCLGRWEVQVPWLLDNCSHEIRYQIESTTGNLTGNPITGYTLTDIPLGIHEVYVVAMDCCGNSTRKKVILIIEDRIPPVAVCKMKIVTTISGNQLPGLNVAKVLATTFDEGSFENCASQVFFKVLRLDQLQGSQNGSHTHQDDSTMYCSQFNGDDNTTLSGNQIYFDDFVHFCCADLYKTIKVVLRVYDVDPGIGPILPEDMNQGARLFRRFSDCIVDVEVQDKSVPTLVGPPNMVVSCSFPIHMNALNNPDDSTFGRVVQDLTLRKKVSTLDIVCPLYCLKNEKTGYPGKTTSVPSAPTAPNKACEYSSSLYDPAKPNQIYELVWGFDGYVLSACLDILVVEVRDLRTCNSQGKIERRFYIETANGVRVSTTQTIWVVDCDPFYINRNNPCDSLDDIIWPHCTMPTLSVSTCGPLLNPDNPDLGKPTLMQGSADHCNLINIEYVDEYLSSDTVTCMKVLRKWTAIDECQYDPNFDLNKGRWEFLQTIFVTDDIDPEINIIQGNQSASDSSGFAFIPLYVQIQDNCIPTEDIKVSYCIDEFNDGNGKYPGGYDYAKSFLTIREHMSGQLPVINDNPRIPDSINTTIASGKYPIGVHKIKWIAEDVCGNRDSIVQLFEIKKIVDTKNQWNDSIEFEILPNPNSGKFRIQTSGNYDRLKIISGNGKELLTLQISGNQNLNLESLHSGVYLLQAYHKGKPVAFKRLVILN